CGCTGCCACCATCATTACTACTAGTCTAAACATTGTTTTCATTTGTACGTTCTCCTTTTATTGTTGTTACTGTTGTTGTTTTAACTCTTTTACTCCGAAGACCTCATGCCTTTCTGAGTCCTGGTTGATACGCCGCTCTCACTACTTCCCCAAAACCTTCTTGACCTGACCGATCTTTTCCTGAACTTTGCCGGCTATCTTTTCACCGGTACCTTCAGCTTCCAACTCTGGATTATCGCTTAGTTCCCCGGCGATCTCCTTGATCTTACCCTTCATTTGATGAAACGTGCCTTCCGCCTGGTCCTTCGTACTTGATTTCATGGTATTCCTCCTTCGCCTATTTCACGATCAGATTATTCTTTTAAATCTCCTCCATCCCCGCCGGGTGGAAAACGGTGTGGAACATCATTTCATAGGGCTCTCTGAGAAGGTTCATCGCCCCCCGTAGCACCCTAAAATGCTCCGACTTCAGATGGGTCATAAGGTTTTCCTGGGTATCCCATTCTTCAAGAAGAAAGAGTCGATTTTCACCCTCAATACTCTGGCAGAAGTCGCAGCGCTGGCATCCCTTCTCCATCCTTATGGAACCGGAGAGTGAATCAATCGTCTGTGACAACTCCATGCGCTTCTCAGAAAGGACATTCATTCGTATGATTACAAGGATCATAAAAATAGTAATAGCAAATGGCCTGCCAATAGCCGAAGGAAAATCAAAAGTTTTGATTCATTCTTTAATAACAGGGGGTTAGATTAATAGGAGAGAACAGCAGAAAACTATGAAATGATTCGTTTAGCCTCAATATTTGGTGGAACCTCAACATATTGAGGGATATGTTGTGGGGAGGTGGACAGTCTAATGCGGTATCGCTTTTCAGAACTTTTGAGCGCCTCCTCCGTCTGTAGATTTTTATGAATTCATGAAAAAGCGGTTTTCTGAATCATACGTAAATACATATATGTACGCACTTTACCATTTCAAAAAGAGATTCATGGTTGATCAAAACCTTTACATTGACGCCATTGAACGCCATATCTGATATCTGCGGAGGCTTATTGATGACGATAGCACTAATTTCCGTCATAAACTCCGACGTAAGTCCTGGTTGCATACCTATCCGAAAACTAAATCATGATTCTTTTAATAATAGCATCAGCACAGTAGTTATTCTTCCAGCGGGCCAGTTTTGCGATTAAGGCCAGTGCTTTTTCCCAAATCAAAACAATGTGCTAATCCACAAGCTTCTAAAGCATCTTCTCCAAAGTTACAGCAATTGTGGCTGGGCGGATTATAGTCGAATACTTTTGTTGGTTTCCCGGCTTTTAGTGCATTTTCAGGATTGTAACTTCTAGCATAGCGCCTCAGGCAATCCTTATACCATTGGGTTGTTTTCTTAGTGGATTTTTTGTCAATGCAAATTGGCATTGTTGCATAATGGGGTTCTGAATTATCCAATTTTTTTCGTTCATTTTTGTCGGTAAATTCCACAACATCAAATTGATCTTTGGTCACACCTAATAAATTTATTGCCGCCCCAATTTTATGAAAATCTTTCAGGCCTGCTTTTTTTAAATCAGGCAAAGTTTGTAACTCAAGCTGATAAAATGAATGTGGATCTGTTTCGATACGAATGGCGCAGTGAGAAAAGATCCCCCCCCACATTACATAAAGTTCCAGCGTAGTCCCTTTAACTATTTTTGAAGAATAGGATGCGACTCCCTGTTTTTCCTTAAAAGATTTAATCTTTGCATCAATTGTTTCTTGATTTACTATAGAAAATCCGCCTTTAGGAAGATCTGAATCTTCAAAAAAAGAGTATAAACTATCCGGGATT
This portion of the Deltaproteobacteria bacterium genome encodes:
- a CDS encoding antibiotic biosynthesis monooxygenase, translated to MILVIIRMNVLSEKRMELSQTIDSLSGSIRMEKGCQRCDFCQSIEGENRLFLLEEWDTQENLMTHLKSEHFRVLRGAMNLLREPYEMMFHTVFHPAGMEEI
- a CDS encoding OmpA family protein gives rise to the protein MLRNFLRKFSFLMVSLLLVSCASQKSITPFNAADVNQELNSGQPTQKVDNLIAEKPIAVPPSQPVEVEMEVKPVKETGSAIDQTPVSKAEPVPEKVSITLNVQFDTGKANIKPKYHNDIKRIADFMSKYPSTSAVIEGHTDNVGKEVVNVKLSWRRADNIKAYLAEKFGIDSSRIKVIGYDYQKPIASNKTAEGRQKNRRGETHIETNVIPDSLYSFFEDSDLPKGGFSIVNQETIDAKIKSFKEKQGVASYSSKIVKGTTLELYVMWGGIFSHCAIRIETDPHSFYQLELQTLPDLKKAGLKDFHKIGAAINLLGVTKDQFDVVEFTDKNERKKLDNSEPHYATMPICIDKKSTKKTTQWYKDCLRRYARSYNPENALKAGKPTKVFDYNPPSHNCCNFGEDALEACGLAHCFDLGKSTGLNRKTGPLEE
- a CDS encoding CsbD family protein, which gives rise to MKSSTKDQAEGTFHQMKGKIKEIAGELSDNPELEAEGTGEKIAGKVQEKIGQVKKVLGK